Part of the Sebastes umbrosus isolate fSebUmb1 chromosome 3, fSebUmb1.pri, whole genome shotgun sequence genome is shown below.
cttgggtgtttttagctgtgttttgggtcattatcctgtttgaggacccatgacctgcgactgagaccaagctttctgacactgggcagcacatttcgctccagaatgccttgatagtcttgagatttcattgtaccctgcacagattcaagacaccctgtgccagatgcaacaaagcagccccataacataaccgagcctcctccatgtttcacattaggtacagtgttcttttctttggatgcttcatttttgcgtctgtgaacatagagctgatgtgacttgccataaagctccagttttgtctcatctgtccaaaggacattctcccagaagctttgtggcttgtcaatatgcattttggcaaattccagtctcgcttttttatgatttggtgtcctcctcggtcgtcttccattaagtccactttggctcaaacagtgacggatggtgcgatctgacactgatgtaccttgaccttggagttcacctctaatctctttggaagttgttctgggctctttggttaccattcgtattatccgtctcttcaatttgtcatcaattttccccttgcggccacgtccagggaggttggctacagtcccatggaccttaaacttctgaataatatgtgcagctgtagtcacaggaacatcaagctgtttggagatggtcttatagcctttacctttaacatgaaggtctataatgttctttctaatctcctgagacaactctctccttagctttctgtggtccatgttcagtgtggtacacaccatgacaccaaacagcacagtgactacttttcaccctttaaataggcagactgactgatacaagtttgaagatacctgtgatgctatttacaggacacaccttagtttaatatgtccctatggtcaaactattttcaatcttttctaggggtaccatcatttttgtccaggccagtttcattagtttgttttttaaaatgattctgttgaaccaaaattcaaaaacaatatctgattttcattagttcattttcagtacatttttatttattattacttttgtcagtttcaagttatttcagtgaccattgtggggttttctttctttaacggaagggtaccaacaattttgtccacgtctgtacatcctatatacacttactttacactatacatcctttataccacttactttacactatacatcttatgtaccactttatagactgcacatatgcacatattacatttatttattgcacatactacatttatttattgacggactgcacacactatgttcacccattcactctgtatcttttatatctctattattgtttttataatttttgtataccttttacatctcctgtgtttcactctgtttgctgatgttgctgctttgacacctgaatttccctccggggattaataaaggttcatcttatcttatcttatcttatcttatcttatcttatcttatcttatcttagatCACACCTTCAATCTTCAGAGAGATGAACGGGCAACACCTGAGTTTGAGCGAAGTTCTCATTGAGCACTGATCAGAGCTTTTAAACAGTCTGTTGCTGCGCTTCTTTGGGGCAGAAAGAGTATATAGATGGCACAAACACCTCCCActtggagacacacacacacacacacacacacacacacacacacacacacagatatcagAATAGCCGCCTACTGTCGCCTACTCAAGTCTGCACCCACAgcggagggagagggaggagtgttTCTGTCAGATATGATACAAAGGATTTAATGAACCGGGAGAGATGCGCGGGGATAACGAGGGTGGAGAGGAAAAACCAGGGGTTATAGAAACGTGCCTCgcaaaaaaatgtatatgtatagccTTTATACATCACATGCAGACATGATGCTCGGCTGTTTGGGCTGAGTCTatttttaacatggtcatggagcatatatgctgtatatttgtattctgggggtatcgttcctatgcagagggtagtttagtttatttattgactacactgagggcgttttatattttaataatttatttatttattgtgttgagttgaatgtgctacttatttttgtactgtaattaccttttctaccttttttcttttcttaaagctgactcctCGGTGTATaatgctcagaattccaatgtacttataggtgcaaatggcaaataaaacttgaatcttgaatcttgagtcTTCCTCCACCGGCCCGCTGGGCGACAGAGCAGCGCCCACATGAGCGCGGCATCGAGCGGCACGTCTCAAGTTTAGCCAGCAAACACACCGCCTCTACTGCGCCCATACAGACACTCCACAGATCCGCTGCATGCGCGCAGCTAAAGTTCCTGAGAGCGACATGAAATGTTACTGCGAACCCAAATTGAGTGCATGTAGCGACGACACCAGAACCGACTCGTGCTCGCGCGCCATGCAGAGACGCTCTTTTAGAGAGCCGGGGGAAGCCgtctgcatgtacacacacccGCACCTTTAGTGCAGgaagcagagacacacacacacacacacacacacacacacacacacgttagaGGCTACAGAGGACACACGCAACACACAGGCACGGTCGCATCCTGCTACAGAAAATCTTGACAAACACTTTTAGACCTAAAACATCCGAGGTGGAACCAGAAATATGTGGCGATGGGAAGCCGAGCGCGTCCTGCATGGTGTCGTAGTGTGTGCGGGTTTAAAACAGTGATCATTCATTTATCATCAGTACAGCCCTGTACAAGCTGGGACGTGTTGGAAATATTAagttatcatttttttttatttggtatattgtatattggtagaatttaatttttttttaattctcattttattctaacgtttttatctattcttttgttattctaCTGTTTAACtagcaccaacaaaaccaaagaaaattcctagtgtatacctcttacacctggcaataaacaccattctgattctgattctgattctgattctgattctcattctcattctgattctcattctgattctgattctgattctgattctcattctcattctgattctgattctgattctcattctcattctgattctcattctgattctgattctgattctgattctcattctcattctgattctgattctgattctgatagcAGTGCCCATACCTTTATCCCCGTGTGCTGCTTCTTATTGTCCTGCAGTGCGCTCTTCTCTCCAAGTCTGTCAGCGGACgcattcctcttcttctcctccacctccacctcctccgccTCCATCCCCCTCAGTGGAAGAGTGATGTTCCCGCAGCGGGTCCTCCGCAGCCGGCCTCTCGCCACCTCCCTCTCCATCACCACTTTGACTTTGCCTCGGGTCAGCTTCTCCTCTGACAGTCGCTCCTGGCTGCTCAGATAGCCCAGGATCTCCTTCAGCCCGAGCGGCTTCATGTGGCCTcctctgctggtgctgctggtggtggtggtggtcgcTGCACCTCCTCCTCGGATGCTCCTCCTGATCTCGGACAGGCTGCGAACAGAAGCCACCAGTCTGTCGCCCAGCAGCTCGGAGTTGGCGTGGTGGTTCTTCTCCGCAGTTTTggtgcctcctcctcctcgaaGTTTGGGCTTGAGAGGCACAACAGCAGTCTGCTTctgtctctgttgttgttgttgttgttgttgttgttgttgttgcggGGGGTTATTGCTGCTGACGCTcccagagagagaagaagtttTGTTCTGGGTGTCATCTCCAGACAAACAcggctcctcttcttcttctttctctcctccatctgcTTTGCTCGGTGTTCTCCTGCCGgcatcaccacctccaccttcgTTTGTTCTCTGACTTGGACCAGGAgactgggagcagcagcagttgtcCCTAGTAGCTCCCTGCTGTCCCAATAACAATAATCCCTTATTGTCTCTCGGCGCACTTGTTTTCTCCTCTTCACAGCCGCTCCGGGCAGCGCAGcgcgttgttgttgttgcgcCACAACCGGAGAGGCTACTCGGGCTGGAGGAGGCAGTAAGcttcagcttcttcttcttgctggCTGATGTTTGTGGATCTGGGCTGGGCTCagagtcctcctcctcctcctcctcctcctcctcctcctggtcgGTGAAGCTGTGCGCACTGtctccgttgttgttgttgagctgGTGATCATGTTtggtcgctgctgctgctgctgctgcgtcctctctgctgctgctgctgctgctgctgctggagccagCTACAGCGGC
Proteins encoded:
- the samd1b gene encoding eukaryotic translation initiation factor 5B isoform X2 — protein: MSEPNNKYREWILETIDSLRSRKARPDLERICRMVRRRHGSDSDRTRQELDKLIQEQTVLKVSYKGSISYRNAAKVQRKSRKKSSELTVTAAVAGSSSSSSSSSREDAAAAAAATKHDHQLNNNNGDSAHSFTDQEEEEEEEEEEDSEPSPDPQTSASKKKKLKLTASSSPSSLSGCGATTTTRCAARSGCEEEKTSAPRDNKGLLLLGQQGATRDNCCCSQSPGPSQRTNEGGGGDAGRRTPSKADGGEKEEEEEPCLSGDDTQNKTSSLSGSVSSNNPPQQQQQQQQQQQQRQKQTAVVPLKPKLRGGGGTKTAEKNHHANSELLGDRLVASVRSLSEIRRSIRGGGAATTTTTSSTSRGGHMKPLGLKEILGYLSSQERLSEEKLTRGKVKVVMEREVARGRLRRTRCGNITLPLRGMEAEEVEVEEKKRNASADRLGEKSALQDNKKQHTGIKPPSPSLLQENEPMEAASEEEQREEHEEEEEEEEEEEEEEDPRSSDEEEEGGLSPVAMTTEPELIEKTTEDAAEIQQTASKQERPQQQQHDGKGMCGLDSLTRTPRPPVQGASLSQCNSVHLEERAVVPDPLHTEAQMQHDRLNHISSGFNGLESKIEVGVSSCLLTPTASPRDSGMSEDRGMNGGVSSGGFMKSEGANGSPVDWTVSDVVSYFTAAGFPDIFLGIFSKV
- the samd1b gene encoding atherin isoform X1, which codes for MSEPNNKYREWILETIDSLRSRKARPDLERICRMVRRRHGSDSDRTRQELDKLIQEQTVLKVSYKGSISYRNAAKVQRKSRKKSSELTVTAAVAGSSSSSSSSSREDAAAAAAATKHDHQLNNNNGDSAHSFTDQEEEEEEEEEEDSEPSPDPQTSASKKKKLKLTASSSPSSLSGCGATTTTRCAARSGCEEEKTSAPRDNKGLLLLGQQGATRDNCCCSQSPGPSQRTNEGGGGDAGRRTPSKADGGEKEEEEEPCLSGDDTQNKTSSLSGSVSSNNPPQQQQQQQQQQQQRQKQTAVVPLKPKLRGGGGTKTAEKNHHANSELLGDRLVASVRSLSEIRRSIRGGGAATTTTTSSTSRGGHMKPLGLKEILGYLSSQERLSEEKLTRGKVKVVMEREVARGRLRRTRCGNITLPLRGMEAEEVEVEEKKRNASADRLGEKSALQDNKKQHTGIKPPSPSLLQENEPMEAASEEEQREEHEEEEEEEEEEEEEEDPRSSDEEEEGGLSPVAMTTEPELIEKTTEDAAEIQQTASKQERPQQQQHDGKGMCGLDSLTRTPRPPVQGASLSQCNSVHLEERAVVPDPLHTEAQMQHDRLNHISSGFNGLESKIEVGVSSCLLTPTASPRDSGMSEDRGMNGGVSSGGFMKSEGANGSPVDWTVSDVVSYFTAAGFPEQAAAFMTQEIDGKSLLLMQRNDVLTGLSIRLGPALKIYERHVKVLQKTHFDDDDC